The genomic region CGATGAGGAAGTACTTTTTTAATTTCTTCTATGTTCATTGAACTATTGTGTTGTTTGTTAGAGCGATGAATATACCATTATTGAACCACTCCTACATAAACGTAGGCAATTCCGCCCGTTAACTTTACGGCGCGACAGCTTTCAAAGGCTCCGGATTCGTCCATTAATGCCAAAAACTTATCTCCCGCCGGAAATTCAGCACTTGTTCTTGGGAGGTAGGTATAGGCTTCACGGTTCCCGCTTAGCCATCCTCCAATAGCCGGCATGATGTGCTGACTGTATAATTCGTAAGGAAATTTCATCAATCCTTTAGGCTGACCGAATTCAAGCACTACCACCCTTCCACCCGGTTTTACCACGCGAGCCATATCTTTAAGAGCTACCACAGGATCATCCACATTTCGAATCCCAAAAGCGATACTGGCAATGTCGAACTTGTCATCTTCATAGGGAAGATTCATGGCATCAGCTACTTCGAAATCGATCTTGAGCCCTTCGGCTTTGGCTTTGGCGGGAGCCGGTTCTATCATGGGCGCACAGAAATCGGTTCCCATCACATACCCGGAATCCCCAACCGTTTTTTTGAATTCGATGGCAAGGTCGCCTGTTCCTGTGGCGCAGTCCAATAC from Gracilimonas sp. harbors:
- the ubiE gene encoding bifunctional demethylmenaquinone methyltransferase/2-methoxy-6-polyprenyl-1,4-benzoquinol methylase UbiE, with product MSEKVRSMFADIADDYDRVNSVLSFGVHHAWRKKAVLESGAHEGDHVLDCATGTGDLAIEFKKTVGDSGYVMGTDFCAPMIEPAPAKAKAEGLKIDFEVADAMNLPYEDDKFDIASIAFGIRNVDDPVVALKDMARVVKPGGRVVVLEFGQPKGLMKFPYELYSQHIMPAIGGWLSGNREAYTYLPRTSAEFPAGDKFLALMDESGAFESCRAVKLTGGIAYVYVGVVQ